The Caulobacter sp. FWC26 genome contains a region encoding:
- a CDS encoding LamG-like jellyroll fold domain-containing protein, which translates to MCFAAWPIRPRRVCKLALTALHRAPGMTPVTKSRVRDVRHREETVVMKSMFLGSACALILASATSAAPTGEPGLLFRLSGDKGLVPDITAGDPVPNFADKVTSIEGKAGKGFRAADDGIVSWNAPGNIQAQRGTLAFFWKSGYPAGVAPFVIFRVGYADHSSWDMAFLRIDWNGQGFDAFVTDNGLARTRVSFKVDKNPAPDAWTHLAFTWDETTGVQLYVDGKLAAKKEAKAVYDAGLDQFGVAGRVIAPHQVQSRYNFTRGGDLDELRIYDRALAADAITALARNQAPAIAAPVATLEDPAVRAAWKQRYGWTKEVPPLLADEKTTIRKVEITDAKDIKQWMWRANDGIPETTWPGVYNRSRLPGRDDYFPLPDWNVYVDGGKALTVALPDEPINRIEIQGPAYGALSWSAKAGDKQASVGTRAKDQQRTVTPLAQPLTGGVLTFTNVAQETPIQELWAYNVSAGGEPRDAFKMSYTVRADVAPDYLNLADLNAYIAGRHPAGERATVVAVPEGAPTRPRPATDLTAKGLPIVHVLIPSGFGDAPAAKPLARNWAYGWENARDGLDGIAIDIPALPGAAGTVIPLNIQVKDPIWPGRNMIDVSVSVKAGEARTVWLDLRDRILTADSLYLTLAADSAAFSPKAMDGTKIRLVLKDRDKAKVEHIQDRLNQVKDNWAFLVEEHTTSKRQGLYRRLYADITDLLRVDPDNPVGREYWGDITYGSQGWPAFEQPKPKDDTPLWAFRQLEDLKLVSRFVNWWIDERQADFGDFGGGLSDDSDLLQQWPGVALMGVQPDKITHSLNRLTDAVYRNGMFTDGLSTIATDELHAYEEGINSNSEAMYVNYGDPLAVERLFTTVKALPRVIDQNPAGHVHFNTNWYSGKIAYREGPWEWQKPYSFGVTHPSILIADYNGDATAKATVVGLADGYLAHAKPDGSLPNEINWRSDAERGGTVLQGSGADGPFQVFWSAWRITGDAKYLAPITWRIGKNGLKSLAAVNENALTALNLGEANKDALLKAAAKGGAFERYAAWTLTGDKTHLEDLYADEIQWNAQHMYMHTEGHWWSDRVELPSDYLQRTRLGGIANKRGQMNPGHTVSWRFDGADGTAVALLVKNATKTGFKVIAYNTTDKPVTATMTGWTVTPGQWSLTQGLDSDGDDAIDGTSQTRTLAFERSLGTKVVLPPRQTTIIDMSLTKAGDDPARRADLGVGRGDVTLKGSVVTAKVHSLGAQDTSAAQLELVGASGQVLATAAIPPLKAPRDLLPNTASVKLKIPAGAKPSGLRVRIVSDHPQNTALNDEVVLP; encoded by the coding sequence TTGTGCTTTGCAGCATGGCCTATCAGGCCCCGCCGGGTTTGCAAGCTTGCCCTTACGGCGCTACACCGGGCCCCAGGCATGACACCGGTTACCAAGAGTAGGGTCCGAGATGTTCGCCATCGGGAGGAGACGGTCGTCATGAAGTCGATGTTCCTGGGCTCGGCTTGCGCCTTGATCCTGGCCAGCGCCACGAGCGCGGCGCCGACCGGCGAGCCGGGGCTGCTGTTTCGTCTGTCGGGCGACAAAGGGCTGGTCCCCGACATCACGGCCGGCGATCCTGTCCCCAACTTCGCCGACAAGGTGACATCAATCGAAGGCAAGGCCGGCAAGGGCTTCCGCGCCGCCGACGATGGAATCGTCTCTTGGAACGCGCCCGGCAATATCCAGGCCCAGCGCGGAACCCTCGCCTTCTTCTGGAAGTCCGGCTACCCGGCCGGCGTCGCGCCGTTCGTGATCTTCCGCGTCGGCTACGCCGATCATTCCAGCTGGGACATGGCGTTCCTGCGCATCGACTGGAACGGCCAGGGCTTCGACGCCTTTGTCACCGACAATGGGCTGGCGCGCACCCGTGTCTCGTTCAAGGTCGACAAGAACCCCGCCCCGGACGCCTGGACGCATCTGGCCTTCACCTGGGACGAGACCACCGGCGTCCAGCTCTATGTCGACGGCAAGCTGGCGGCCAAGAAGGAGGCCAAGGCGGTCTATGACGCGGGCCTCGATCAGTTCGGCGTCGCCGGGCGGGTGATCGCGCCCCACCAGGTGCAGAGCCGCTACAACTTCACGCGCGGCGGCGATCTGGACGAGCTGCGGATCTATGACCGCGCGCTGGCCGCCGACGCCATCACCGCCCTCGCCCGCAACCAGGCGCCCGCCATCGCTGCACCCGTCGCCACGCTTGAGGACCCGGCCGTCCGCGCCGCCTGGAAGCAGCGCTACGGCTGGACCAAGGAGGTCCCGCCGCTCCTCGCCGACGAGAAGACCACGATCCGCAAGGTCGAGATCACGGACGCCAAGGACATCAAACAGTGGATGTGGCGGGCCAATGACGGCATCCCGGAAACCACCTGGCCTGGCGTCTACAACCGCTCGCGCCTGCCCGGCCGCGACGACTATTTCCCGTTGCCCGACTGGAACGTTTATGTCGACGGCGGCAAGGCGCTGACTGTGGCTCTGCCCGACGAGCCGATCAACCGGATCGAGATCCAGGGGCCGGCCTACGGCGCGCTCTCCTGGTCGGCCAAGGCCGGCGACAAGCAAGCCAGCGTCGGAACACGCGCCAAGGACCAGCAGCGCACGGTCACCCCACTGGCCCAGCCGCTGACGGGCGGCGTTCTGACCTTTACCAACGTGGCGCAGGAAACTCCGATCCAGGAGCTCTGGGCCTACAACGTCTCGGCCGGAGGCGAGCCGAGGGACGCCTTCAAGATGAGCTACACGGTCCGCGCCGACGTGGCGCCGGACTATCTGAATCTGGCCGATCTCAACGCCTACATCGCCGGTCGCCATCCGGCGGGCGAGCGCGCCACGGTCGTGGCCGTTCCGGAGGGCGCGCCGACCCGGCCGCGTCCCGCGACCGACCTCACGGCCAAGGGCCTGCCGATCGTCCACGTGCTGATCCCGTCGGGCTTCGGCGACGCGCCGGCGGCCAAGCCGCTGGCCCGCAATTGGGCCTATGGCTGGGAGAACGCCCGCGACGGCCTGGACGGGATCGCCATCGACATCCCCGCGCTGCCCGGCGCGGCGGGCACGGTCATCCCGCTGAACATCCAGGTGAAGGACCCGATCTGGCCGGGCCGCAACATGATCGACGTCAGCGTCTCGGTGAAGGCCGGCGAGGCCCGCACAGTGTGGCTCGACCTGCGCGACCGCATCCTGACCGCCGACAGCCTGTATCTGACCCTGGCCGCCGACAGCGCCGCCTTCAGCCCCAAGGCTATGGACGGGACTAAGATCCGCCTAGTGCTCAAGGACCGCGACAAGGCCAAGGTCGAGCACATCCAGGATCGTCTGAACCAGGTGAAGGACAACTGGGCGTTCCTCGTTGAGGAGCACACCACCTCCAAACGCCAAGGCCTTTATCGTCGCCTCTACGCCGACATCACCGATCTGCTGCGCGTTGATCCCGACAACCCGGTTGGCCGCGAATACTGGGGCGACATCACCTATGGCAGCCAAGGCTGGCCGGCGTTCGAGCAGCCCAAGCCCAAGGACGACACACCGCTGTGGGCCTTCCGCCAACTGGAGGACCTGAAGCTGGTCTCCAGGTTCGTCAACTGGTGGATCGACGAGCGCCAGGCCGACTTCGGCGACTTCGGCGGCGGCTTGTCGGATGACAGCGACCTCTTGCAGCAATGGCCGGGCGTGGCGCTGATGGGCGTGCAGCCCGACAAGATCACCCACTCGCTGAACCGCCTGACCGACGCCGTCTACAGGAACGGCATGTTCACCGACGGCCTGTCGACCATCGCGACCGACGAGCTGCACGCCTATGAGGAAGGCATCAACTCCAATTCGGAGGCGATGTACGTCAACTACGGCGATCCGCTGGCGGTCGAGCGCCTGTTCACGACCGTGAAGGCCCTGCCGCGCGTCATCGACCAGAACCCGGCCGGCCACGTCCACTTCAATACCAACTGGTACAGCGGCAAGATCGCGTACCGCGAAGGCCCGTGGGAGTGGCAGAAGCCGTATTCGTTCGGCGTCACCCACCCCTCGATCCTGATCGCCGACTACAATGGCGACGCCACCGCCAAGGCTACGGTGGTGGGGCTCGCCGATGGCTATCTGGCCCACGCCAAGCCGGACGGCTCCCTGCCCAACGAAATCAACTGGCGCAGCGACGCCGAACGCGGCGGCACGGTGCTGCAAGGCTCGGGCGCGGACGGTCCTTTCCAGGTGTTCTGGTCGGCCTGGCGCATCACCGGCGACGCGAAGTATCTGGCCCCGATCACCTGGCGGATCGGCAAGAACGGCCTGAAGTCTCTGGCGGCGGTCAACGAAAACGCCCTCACTGCGCTGAACCTGGGCGAGGCCAACAAGGACGCGCTCCTGAAAGCCGCAGCGAAGGGCGGGGCGTTCGAGCGCTATGCGGCCTGGACCCTCACCGGCGACAAGACCCACCTTGAGGACCTCTACGCCGACGAGATCCAGTGGAACGCCCAGCACATGTACATGCACACCGAGGGCCACTGGTGGTCCGACCGGGTGGAGCTTCCATCCGACTATCTGCAGCGCACCCGGCTGGGCGGCATCGCCAACAAGCGCGGCCAGATGAACCCGGGCCACACCGTCTCCTGGCGCTTCGACGGCGCCGACGGCACGGCGGTCGCCCTGCTGGTCAAGAACGCCACCAAGACCGGCTTCAAGGTCATCGCCTACAACACCACCGACAAGCCGGTGACGGCGACCATGACCGGCTGGACCGTCACGCCCGGCCAGTGGAGCTTGACCCAAGGCCTCGACTCCGATGGCGACGACGCGATCGACGGGACAAGCCAGACCCGCACCCTCGCCTTCGAGCGCAGCCTGGGGACCAAGGTCGTCCTGCCCCCGCGTCAGACGACGATCATCGACATGAGCCTGACCAAGGCCGGCGACGATCCCGCCCGGCGCGCCGATCTGGGCGTGGGGCGCGGTGACGTCACCTTGAAGGGCTCGGTCGTCACCGCCAAGGTTCACAGCCTGGGCGCCCAGGACACGTCCGCCGCCCAGCTGGAGCTCGTCGGCGCCTCGGGCCAGGTGCTGGCCACCGCCGCGATCCCGCCGCTGAAGGCGCCCCGCGACTTGCTGCCCAATACCGCTTCGGTGAAGCTGAAGATCCCGGCGGGCGCCAAGCCCTCGGGCCTGCGGGTCCGCATCGTCTCGGATCACCCCCAGAACACCGCCCTGAACGACGAGGTCGTGCTGCCATGA
- the mgtE gene encoding magnesium transporter: MTRDTAELNDDVLDDTPLAHIPLPKTETPEELEDLALGDDYALNPDYVEMVIDAADRGDTKRLGELITALDPADVADLMGFLTADYREEVIPLLDPQALGEIISELEDNIREEVLEATPSVTLARALEELDTDDAADVIDDLDDTKRFQVLAAMGETDRAAIETTLSYEDETAGRLMQREFLAAPEFWTVGQTIDHVREAGDSLPELFFDVYVVDPTFKPVGAIPISILLRSRRETPLAELMEAVTEIPVEMDQEEVAYIFDKYHLISAPVIEPGGRLVGQITVDDIVEVIRDEAEEDILALAGVSDAGRDASVIEIVKSRLPWLMLNLATATLAVSGVAIFQDEIAQLVALAILMPIVSSLGGNAGTQTLAVAVRALASKELTTANARRIVARELLVGLVNGLCLALVMGAATYMFFGPSDHHDKLAIIVGAALITNIFTAALGGILMPLALEKMGRDPAVSSSIFVTFLTDFTGFFAVLLIASLLLH; the protein is encoded by the coding sequence ATGACCCGGGACACCGCCGAACTGAACGACGACGTGCTGGACGACACCCCGCTGGCTCACATCCCGCTTCCGAAGACCGAGACGCCCGAGGAGCTCGAAGACCTCGCCCTGGGCGATGACTACGCGCTCAATCCCGACTACGTCGAGATGGTGATCGACGCCGCCGATCGCGGCGACACCAAGCGCCTGGGCGAACTGATCACGGCGCTGGACCCGGCGGACGTCGCCGACCTGATGGGCTTTCTCACGGCCGACTACCGCGAGGAAGTGATCCCGCTGCTCGACCCGCAGGCGCTGGGCGAGATCATTTCCGAGCTCGAGGACAACATCCGCGAAGAGGTGCTGGAGGCGACGCCGTCCGTCACCCTGGCCCGGGCCCTCGAGGAGCTGGACACAGACGACGCCGCCGACGTCATCGACGACCTTGACGACACCAAGCGCTTCCAGGTGCTGGCCGCCATGGGCGAGACCGACCGCGCCGCCATCGAAACGACCCTGTCCTACGAGGACGAGACCGCCGGCCGCCTGATGCAGCGCGAGTTCCTGGCCGCGCCGGAATTCTGGACCGTCGGCCAGACGATTGACCATGTCCGCGAGGCCGGTGACTCACTGCCCGAGCTGTTCTTCGACGTTTATGTCGTCGATCCGACCTTCAAGCCGGTCGGAGCCATCCCGATCAGCATTCTGCTGCGCAGCCGCCGCGAGACGCCGCTGGCCGAGCTGATGGAGGCGGTCACCGAAATCCCGGTCGAGATGGACCAGGAAGAGGTCGCCTACATCTTCGACAAGTACCACCTGATCAGCGCCCCGGTGATCGAGCCCGGCGGGCGCCTCGTGGGCCAGATCACCGTCGACGACATCGTCGAGGTCATCCGTGACGAGGCCGAAGAAGACATCCTGGCCCTGGCCGGTGTGTCGGACGCGGGCCGCGACGCCTCGGTGATCGAGATCGTAAAGTCGCGCCTGCCGTGGCTGATGCTGAACCTGGCGACCGCGACCCTGGCGGTCAGCGGCGTGGCCATCTTCCAGGACGAGATCGCCCAGCTGGTGGCCCTGGCCATCCTGATGCCGATCGTCTCGTCATTGGGCGGCAACGCCGGCACCCAGACTCTCGCCGTCGCGGTGCGCGCCCTGGCCAGCAAGGAGCTGACCACGGCCAACGCCCGCCGCATCGTGGCCCGGGAGCTGCTGGTGGGCCTGGTCAACGGCCTGTGTTTGGCGCTGGTGATGGGCGCGGCGACCTACATGTTCTTCGGGCCGTCCGACCACCACGACAAGCTGGCGATCATCGTCGGCGCGGCCCTGATCACCAACATCTTCACCGCCGCGCTGGGCGGCATCCTGATGCCGCTGGCGCTGGAGAAGATGGGTCGCGACCCGGCGGTGTCGTCGTCGATCTTCGTCACCTTCCTGACCGACTTCACCGGCTTCTTCGCCGTGCTGCTGATCGCCTCGCTGCTGCTGCACTGA
- a CDS encoding heme-binding protein produces MNKTLALIAAGLALSGGYASAQTAPAAPAAPAPAYSSRVITLAEAKTVAAAAEAEARKNGWTMVIVVLESNGAQVLAQKMDGTQYGSNEVAVKKAQTAAHFRRPTSVFQDAVKSGTLNAIFTGATAVEGGELLLVDGKIVGAIGVSGGTAAQDGVVARAGQTALK; encoded by the coding sequence ATGAACAAGACGCTTGCCCTGATCGCCGCCGGCCTGGCTCTCTCAGGCGGCTACGCTTCGGCCCAGACCGCGCCTGCGGCGCCGGCGGCCCCAGCGCCCGCCTATTCCAGCCGCGTCATCACCCTGGCTGAGGCCAAGACCGTCGCGGCCGCCGCCGAGGCCGAGGCCCGCAAGAACGGCTGGACCATGGTCATCGTCGTGCTGGAGTCGAACGGCGCCCAGGTGCTGGCCCAGAAGATGGACGGTACGCAGTACGGCTCGAACGAGGTCGCGGTGAAGAAGGCCCAGACCGCCGCCCACTTCCGCCGTCCGACCTCGGTGTTTCAGGACGCGGTGAAGAGCGGGACCCTAAACGCGATCTTCACCGGCGCCACGGCGGTTGAAGGCGGCGAGCTGCTGCTGGTCGACGGCAAGATCGTCGGCGCCATCGGCGTTTCGGGCGGCACGGCGGCCCAGGACGGCGTGGTTGCGCGCGCGGGTCAGACGGCGCTGAAGTAG
- the lipB gene encoding lipoyl(octanoyl) transferase LipB yields the protein MLSLPLNPEKTGLPRMTRADGAPVGWAVSTGPVPYPAAVAAMEARAAAIADGTAGELIWLLEHPPLYTAGVSAKPGDLIQPDRFPVFESGRGGQFTYHGPGQRVAYVMLDLTQRGRDVRAFVAALEAWIIDALAAFNVTGELREGRVGVWVERKGAGWSREDKIAAIGVKLRRWVSFHGISLNVEPDLSHFSGIVPCGQTEHGVTSLVDLGLPVAMDEADAALRASFAKIFGPVEDAEAPV from the coding sequence ATGCTTTCGCTCCCGTTAAACCCTGAAAAGACTGGCCTTCCGCGCATGACCCGCGCCGACGGGGCGCCCGTGGGGTGGGCGGTTTCGACCGGGCCCGTACCCTACCCGGCAGCCGTTGCCGCCATGGAGGCCCGCGCGGCGGCCATCGCCGACGGAACCGCGGGCGAGCTGATCTGGCTGCTGGAGCACCCGCCGCTCTATACGGCCGGCGTCTCGGCCAAGCCCGGCGACCTGATCCAGCCTGATCGTTTCCCCGTGTTCGAGAGCGGGCGCGGCGGCCAGTTCACCTATCACGGCCCGGGCCAGCGCGTGGCCTATGTGATGCTGGACCTGACGCAGCGCGGCCGCGACGTGCGGGCCTTCGTCGCGGCGCTGGAGGCCTGGATCATCGACGCCCTGGCCGCCTTCAATGTCACCGGCGAACTGCGCGAGGGCCGGGTCGGCGTCTGGGTAGAGCGCAAGGGCGCCGGCTGGAGCCGCGAGGACAAGATCGCCGCCATCGGCGTCAAGCTGCGGCGCTGGGTCAGCTTCCACGGGATCAGCCTGAACGTGGAGCCCGACCTGTCGCACTTCTCGGGCATCGTGCCCTGCGGCCAGACCGAGCATGGCGTCACCAGCCTGGTGGACCTGGGCCTGCCGGTCGCCATGGATGAAGCGGACGCAGCGCTGCGGGCCAGTTTCGCCAAAATCTTCGGACCGGTCGAGGACGCTGAGGCTCCGGTTTAA
- a CDS encoding type 1 glutamine amidotransferase family protein: MTVAVAFLQPGWADWEAGGVLALLREHLKVQIEIATPTGDPETSIGGVLAASDYRFDDPVLSDADVFLLIGSDAWSEGENPAISALIRQALADGKIVGGICAGTTALARAGLFAGRRHTSNGKDWLDGVVPGYAGGEHYVDTPKAVTDGKLVSASGLAPVTFAAAVARLIAPEQEALIAGYEAMFAREFGA, encoded by the coding sequence ATGACCGTCGCCGTCGCCTTTCTGCAGCCGGGCTGGGCCGATTGGGAGGCCGGCGGCGTGCTGGCTCTGTTGCGCGAGCACCTGAAGGTGCAGATTGAGATCGCTACCCCGACCGGCGATCCCGAGACCTCGATCGGCGGGGTGCTAGCGGCGTCGGACTATCGCTTTGACGACCCGGTGCTCAGTGACGCCGACGTCTTCCTGCTGATCGGCAGCGACGCCTGGAGCGAAGGCGAAAATCCAGCGATCTCGGCGCTGATCCGCCAGGCGCTGGCCGACGGCAAGATCGTGGGCGGGATCTGCGCCGGCACGACGGCCCTGGCCCGTGCGGGCCTGTTCGCCGGACGCCGCCACACTTCGAACGGCAAGGACTGGCTGGACGGCGTTGTCCCGGGCTATGCGGGCGGCGAGCACTATGTCGACACGCCCAAGGCGGTGACCGACGGCAAGCTGGTTAGCGCGTCAGGCTTGGCGCCAGTGACCTTCGCGGCCGCTGTCGCGCGCCTGATCGCGCCGGAGCAGGAGGCGCTGATCGCAGGCTATGAAGCGATGTTCGCGCGCGAGTTTGGGGCTTAG
- a CDS encoding DUF805 domain-containing protein — MTFTQTMLSFQGRLRRRDLWMYWIGLLVVAATLFVLLERLLGLDLTEHRSRILTLLTVWPSFALLAKRMHDRNRSAWWALLLLVPDLVGSFDAIIGLPLEISMSAKIVGGLVAIWFFIDFGCLDGTQGDNRFGPSPKAPREPSPSETPAVA; from the coding sequence GTGACCTTCACGCAGACGATGCTGAGCTTCCAGGGGCGTCTTCGTCGTCGCGACCTTTGGATGTACTGGATCGGGTTGTTGGTGGTGGCCGCGACCCTCTTTGTGCTGTTGGAGCGCCTGCTTGGGCTCGATTTGACTGAGCACCGCTCCAGGATACTGACCCTGCTGACGGTCTGGCCGAGCTTTGCGCTGCTCGCCAAACGCATGCATGATCGTAACCGATCGGCTTGGTGGGCGCTGCTGCTGCTTGTCCCCGATCTGGTCGGCTCTTTCGACGCGATCATCGGTCTCCCTTTGGAGATTTCGATGTCAGCTAAAATTGTCGGCGGCTTAGTGGCGATCTGGTTCTTCATCGACTTCGGTTGTTTGGACGGGACTCAAGGCGACAACCGCTTCGGGCCGTCGCCGAAGGCGCCGCGCGAGCCTTCGCCCTCGGAGACGCCGGCTGTCGCCTAG
- a CDS encoding FliM/FliN family flagellar motor switch protein, with the protein MQSWTPRPGGSCVSVQGSYFVSQVNAVNVEISVLLGRSILPMQQLLRMGRGAVIPLDAKTHDEVWILANNHPIARGEIQISDDRIAIQVTRAADVYDYMAGGS; encoded by the coding sequence TTGCAATCCTGGACGCCGCGACCGGGTGGGTCGTGCGTGTCAGTTCAAGGGTCTTACTTCGTGAGCCAGGTCAACGCCGTCAATGTCGAGATCTCGGTCCTGTTGGGTCGTTCGATCCTGCCGATGCAGCAGCTTCTGCGCATGGGCCGGGGCGCGGTGATTCCGCTGGACGCCAAGACTCATGACGAGGTGTGGATTCTGGCCAACAACCACCCGATCGCGCGCGGCGAAATCCAGATCAGCGACGATCGCATCGCCATCCAGGTGACGCGCGCGGCCGACGTCTACGACTACATGGCGGGCGGCAGCTGA
- a CDS encoding DUF805 domain-containing protein — MSDRSELAELFLSSNGRLARTPFLIASAVVVGVAVFYEAIANYTLHWLTGWFVYPILLFTGACLLSKRLHDRGRSGWWSMLILIAVVAVWPQPEHFLDFLFSLVILWSVVELGVMGGEQGANRYGPNPLKTISI, encoded by the coding sequence ATGAGCGATCGTAGCGAACTGGCGGAACTGTTCCTGTCGTCGAACGGCAGGCTGGCGCGCACGCCGTTCCTGATCGCCTCGGCCGTGGTGGTCGGGGTCGCCGTGTTCTACGAGGCGATCGCCAACTACACCCTGCACTGGCTGACGGGCTGGTTCGTCTATCCGATCCTGCTGTTCACCGGCGCTTGCCTGCTCTCTAAGCGGCTGCATGACCGCGGCCGGTCGGGCTGGTGGTCGATGCTGATCCTGATCGCGGTGGTCGCGGTCTGGCCGCAGCCCGAGCACTTCCTGGATTTCCTGTTCTCGCTGGTCATCCTCTGGTCAGTGGTCGAGCTGGGCGTGATGGGCGGCGAGCAGGGGGCCAACCGCTACGGGCCCAATCCCTTGAAGACGATTTCGATCTAG
- a CDS encoding acetyl/propionyl/methylcrotonyl-CoA carboxylase subunit alpha, with the protein MFTKILIANRGEIAVRVIKTCRRLGIKTVVVYSDADAGSLAVEMADETVHIGASPANQSYLVADKIIAACKQTGAQAVHPGFGFLSENASFAQRCADEGIVFIGPNPGAISAMGDKIESKKFAQAAGVSCVPGHIGEIADTAEAVKISEEIGYPVMIKASAGGGGKGIRVAWTRQDVEEGFPAVRAEAKASFGDDRIFIEKFIESPRHIEIQVLGDKHGNVVHLFERECSIQRRNQKVIEEAPSPLLDEATRNAMGAQAVALAKAVNYDSAGTVEFVAGQDKSFYFLEMNTRLQVEHPVTELITGLDLVEQMIRSAYGEKMAFGQSDLSINGWAIESRIYAEDPYRKFLPSIGRLVRYDPPAEGDKDGYKVRNDAGVREGDEISMFYDPMISKLCTWAPTRLAAIDGMGRALEDFHIEGLGQNIPFLAAVMDEERFRSGKLATSYIKDEFPDGFNGTTPTALQLDILTAVGAAMQRVYATRARSYDSGLIGEARDEWVVAIGETRRRVKVAGEDGAVAVELLDEGRTLFLTDIDWRPGKPVFKAVLNGLAFTVQASPAAEGFTIRHRAAKTRVLVLTPRSAELHDKLPEKQAADTSKLVLSPMPGLVVSMDVTAGQQVREGEVVCVLEAMKMQNIIRAERDGVVKAVNAKGGDPVAADEVLVEFA; encoded by the coding sequence ATGTTCACGAAGATCCTGATCGCCAACCGTGGTGAGATCGCCGTCCGGGTGATCAAGACGTGCCGCCGCCTCGGCATCAAGACGGTGGTCGTCTACTCGGACGCCGACGCTGGTTCGCTGGCCGTGGAGATGGCCGACGAGACGGTGCACATCGGCGCTTCGCCGGCCAATCAGAGCTATCTCGTCGCCGACAAGATCATCGCCGCCTGCAAGCAGACGGGCGCGCAAGCGGTGCATCCGGGCTTTGGCTTCCTGTCCGAGAACGCCAGCTTCGCCCAGCGCTGCGCCGACGAGGGAATCGTCTTCATCGGTCCTAACCCTGGCGCGATCAGCGCCATGGGCGACAAGATCGAGAGCAAGAAGTTCGCCCAGGCCGCGGGCGTGTCCTGCGTGCCCGGCCACATCGGCGAGATCGCCGACACCGCAGAAGCCGTGAAGATCTCCGAGGAGATCGGCTATCCGGTGATGATCAAGGCCTCGGCCGGCGGCGGCGGCAAGGGCATTCGCGTCGCCTGGACCCGCCAGGACGTCGAGGAAGGCTTCCCGGCCGTGCGCGCCGAGGCCAAGGCCAGCTTCGGCGACGACCGCATCTTCATCGAGAAGTTCATCGAAAGCCCGCGCCACATCGAGATCCAGGTGCTGGGCGACAAGCACGGCAACGTCGTCCACCTGTTCGAGCGCGAGTGCTCGATCCAGCGCCGCAATCAGAAGGTCATCGAGGAAGCTCCCAGCCCGCTGCTGGACGAGGCCACCCGCAACGCCATGGGCGCCCAGGCCGTCGCCCTGGCCAAGGCCGTGAACTACGACTCCGCCGGTACGGTCGAGTTCGTCGCCGGCCAGGACAAGAGCTTCTACTTCCTGGAGATGAACACCCGTCTGCAGGTCGAGCACCCGGTGACCGAGCTGATCACCGGCCTTGATCTGGTCGAGCAGATGATCCGCTCGGCCTATGGGGAGAAGATGGCCTTTGGCCAGTCGGACCTCTCGATCAACGGTTGGGCCATCGAAAGCCGCATCTACGCCGAGGACCCGTACCGCAAGTTCCTGCCCTCGATCGGCCGCCTCGTGCGCTACGACCCGCCGGCGGAAGGCGACAAGGACGGCTACAAGGTCCGCAACGACGCCGGGGTGCGCGAAGGCGACGAGATCTCGATGTTCTACGACCCGATGATCTCCAAGCTCTGCACCTGGGCGCCGACACGCCTGGCCGCCATCGACGGCATGGGCCGGGCGCTGGAGGACTTCCACATCGAGGGCCTGGGCCAGAACATCCCGTTCCTGGCCGCCGTGATGGACGAGGAGCGTTTCCGGTCGGGCAAGCTGGCGACCAGCTACATCAAGGACGAGTTCCCCGACGGCTTCAACGGCACGACGCCGACGGCCCTCCAGCTCGACATCCTGACCGCCGTCGGCGCGGCCATGCAGCGCGTCTATGCGACCCGCGCTCGCAGCTACGACTCTGGCCTGATCGGCGAGGCGCGTGACGAGTGGGTGGTGGCGATCGGCGAGACCCGTCGCCGGGTCAAGGTCGCCGGCGAGGACGGTGCGGTGGCTGTCGAGCTGCTCGACGAAGGCCGCACCCTGTTCCTGACCGACATCGACTGGCGTCCGGGCAAGCCGGTGTTCAAGGCCGTGCTGAACGGTCTGGCCTTCACCGTCCAGGCCTCGCCCGCCGCCGAGGGCTTCACCATCCGCCATCGCGCGGCCAAGACGCGCGTGCTGGTCCTGACCCCGCGCTCGGCCGAGCTGCACGACAAGCTGCCCGAGAAGCAGGCCGCCGACACCTCCAAGCTGGTGCTGTCGCCGATGCCCGGCCTCGTCGTCTCGATGGACGTCACCGCCGGCCAGCAGGTCCGCGAGGGCGAGGTGGTCTGTGTGCTCGAGGCCATGAAGATGCAGAACATCATCCGCGCCGAGCGTGACGGCGTCGTCAAGGCGGTCAACGCCAAGGGCGGCGACCCGGTCGCGGCCGATGAGGTGCTGGTGGAGTTCGCATAA